In Acipenser ruthenus chromosome 6, fAciRut3.2 maternal haplotype, whole genome shotgun sequence, the following proteins share a genomic window:
- the LOC117411088 gene encoding E3 UFM1-protein ligase 1-like, with translation MAADWEEIRRLAADFQRAQFADTVQRLSERNCIEIVAKLIAEKQIDVVHTLDGKEYITPSQISREIRDELYVHGGRINIVDLQQITNVDLVHVESRASDIAKSDKSIQLVLGQLIDENYLDQLAEEVNDRLQEAGQVTIAELCKSYDLPGDFLTEALSERLGRIIHGQMDQYDRGVIFTQAFVSRHRARIRGLFSAITRPTPVSNLITQYGFQEHLLYSVLEDFVNSGRLKGSVVGGRQDKAVYIPDIYSKTQNNWIDAFLKQNGYLEFDALTRLGIPDPTSYIKKRYKSSKLLFLRAACVGQSIVDQVEASVEEAVNSGTWTDVQSMLPSCLSLEDTGILLNQVMRTSNIQSSARIFSDTIVVSEKFISSCTSLFDPLMRGKAEKEIKSNPVFVISEDDLKQASVVVENAAFSKKDKRDERKKKASEGSGSVKGGGGGNAREIRIRKTKKKGRKDDDSDDETTTTTQSRSKQQEVPFMTQGDIEEVLQKHVQDCPEEMLSELAEHLIRPLTKMYQEVVRSVFMSSTSSSTGASRKQTVKDLQEEITNLFNNIRLFEKGTKLFSDETQANIAKHVLKTVCTDITNLLFNFLAAELMMAVENYNSITNEVRIKILGKLPEETKGPLTKLHNSLNAKSIEDFLTNLDSVAEVCGILLKKGDKKRERQALFQHRQALIEQLKVTEDPALVLHLTSVLLFQFSTNCMLHAPGRCVPQIIATLSTRIPEDQHKLLSKYQGLVVKQLVGQNQAASQTGGDSEEKQAEEDAPDAVRKELLSLTSEVKDLVLRPRKTSLTEE, from the exons ATGGCTGCGGACTGGGAAGAAATCAGGCGTCTGGCTGCAGATTTTCAAAGAGCACAGTTTGCAGACACTGTGCAGCG GTTATCAGAACGAAACTGCATAGAAATAGTTGCAAAGCTTATTGCAGAAAAGCAGATAGACGTGGTACACACTCTGGATGGTAAGGAGTACATCACTCCATCACAGATCAGCAGGGAGATCCGTGATGAGCTTTATGTACATGGAG gTCGGATAAATATTGTGGATCTACAGCAG ATTACAAATGTGGATCTAGTTCATGTTGAAAGCAGAGCCAGTGACATAGCCAAGTCGGACAAAAGTATCCAGCTGGTACTGGGGCAGTTAATTGATGA AAACTACCTGGACCAGCTAGCGGAAGAGGTGAATGACAGACTGCAGGAAGCAGGCCAGGTGACTATTGCAGAGCTCTGCAAGTCTTATGACCTCCCTGGAGATTTCTTGACAGAG GCACTGTCTGAGCGTCTTGGCAGGATCATCCATGGCCAGATGGATCAGTATGACAGAGGGGTGATCTTCACTCAGGCGTTTGTCTCTCGTCACAGAGCCCGGATACGTGGGCTTTTCAGTGCAATTACAAG acCAACCCCAGTGAGTAATCTGATTACACAGTATGGATTTCAGGAACACCTATTATACT CGGTTCTGGAAGATTTTGTTAACAGTGGACGTCTTAAGGGATCTGTGGTTGGGGGCAGACAGGACAAGGCTGTCTACATCCCTGACATCTATTCAAAGACACAAAACAACTGGATTGATGCTTTCTTAAAGCAGAACGGTTATTTAG AATTTGATGCACTAACTAGGTTAGGAATTCCTGACCCCACAAGTTACATAAAGAAAAGGTACAAATCAAGCAAACTATTATTTCTGAGGGCTGCTTGTGTTGGCCAGAGCATTGTGGATCAGGTGGAGGCTTCTGTGGAGGAAGCAGTGAATTCAGGAACATGGACAGATGTGCAG tCTATGTTGCCTAGCTGTCTTTCCCTGGAGGATACAGGAATTTTGCTCAATCAAGTTATGAGAACATCGAACATACAGTCTTCTGCCAGGATTTTCAGTGACACCATTGTCGTCAGTGAGAAGTTCATTAGTAGCTGTACTTCCCTTTTTGACCCGTTAATGCGTGGAAAGGCTGAAAAG GAAATAAAGAGCAATCCAGTGTTTGTGATCTCTGAAGATGACCTTAAACAGGCCTCTGTTGTAGTAGAAAATGCTGCGTTTTCTAAAAAGGATAAGAGGgacgaaagaaagaaaaaggcatCAG AGGGTAGTGGAAGTGTAAAAGGCGGTGGTGGGGGAAACGCCAGAGAGATCCGAATCAGGAAAACCAAAAAGAAGGGAAGAAAAGATGACGACAGTGATGATGAGACAACTACCACCACTCAAA GTCGCAGTAAACAACAGGAAGTACCATTTATGACTCAGGGAGACATTGAAGAAGTGTTACAGAAGCACGTCCAAGACTGCCCTGAGGAGATGCTATCTGAACTCGCAGAGCACTTGATTAG GCCACTGACTAAAATGTACCAGGAGGTGGTTCGGTCAGTCTTCATGTCCTCCACCAGCTCCAGTACTGGGGCTAGCAGGAAACAGACTGTGAAAGACCTACAGGAGGAGATTACTAACCTCTTCAACAACATCAGGCTCTTCGAGAAAGGAACAAAACTTTTCTCAG ATGAAACACAAGCTAACATTGCAAAGCATGTGCTGAAGACAGTGTGCACAGATATAACCAACCTACTCTTCAATTTCCTGGCTGCAGAGTTAATGATGGCTGTAGAAAACTACAATTCCATAACAAATGAG GTCAGAATAAAGATTTTAGGAAAATTGCCGGAGGAAACTAAAGGCCCTCTAACGAAGCTTCATAATTCTCTAAATGCAAAA agCATAGAAGATTTTTTGACCAATTTGGATTCTGTGGCAGAGGTTTGCGGAATTTTGCTCAAGAAAGGAGACAAAAAGAGAGAAAG acaAGCTCTCTTTCAGCATCGACAGGCTTTAATCGAGCAGTTAAAGGTGACGGAGGATCCTGCCCTGGTTCTCCATCTGACCAGCGTTCTCTTGTTCCAGTTCTCTACGAATTGCATGCTTCATGCACCAGGGCGATGTGTGCCTCAAATTATTGCAACCCTGAGTACCAGGATCCCAGAG GATCAGCACAAGCTTCTGTCAAAGTATCAAGGTCTGGTTGTGAAGCAGCTCGTGGGCCAGAACCAGGCGGCCAGCCAGACAGGGGGGGACTCTGAGGAGAAGCAGGCTGAGGAAGATGCACCAGATGCAGTTCGGAAAGAGCTGCTCTCACTGACCTCCGAAGTGAAGGACCTTGTCCTGAGACCAAGGAAAACATCTTTAACTGAGGAGTGA